From the genome of Deinococcus betulae:
CGCCGCCCAGCGAGCCTTCAAAGCTCCAGCCCCACGCAAACAGGCCCCCGTCCTGCCGGCGGCCCACCTGATGCAGCGCGCCCACCGCCAGGTCGGCCATGTTCTTCAGGTTGGGCAGCTTGTCGCTGGGTTCGTCCAGGTCGGCGTATACCGCCCCGGTGCCGGCCATGTCGCCGTACATTCCCCAGTCGCGCAGGCTGCCGTCGGCCAGGCGCAGGTAACTGGTGTTGCCGTTGGCGTAGACGTTGACAGCCCGCAGGGTCTCGGTGCTGGGCAATAGGCGCGGCGACAGCACGTTGCCCGGCCAGGCCTCGGGCTTGCCCTTGAACTTCACGCCGTTGAACCCCACCTGGCTGTTGGCGTTGAGGCCCCAGACATAGACCTTGCCCTCGCTCGTCAGGGCCAGCACATGGTCGCGGCCAGCGGCGATTTCGGTGACGACCACGCCGGCAGGCAGCGGCACCAGCAGCGGACTGGCCTGCACCGCCGCCGCGCTGCTGACACTCCCCTGCCCCAGGTTGGCGTACTGGTTGCGGCCCCAGCCCCAGACTTGGCCCTTGTCATCCAGGGCGTAGGAGGATGCAGAGCTCGCCAGCACCTGCACCACGCGGCCGGGCCGGGCGTCGCCCCACACGACCAGCTCGGGGGTGGCGCGCGCCGCGCTGCCGCCGTCTCCCAGTTAGCCGCTACTGTTTAGGCCGAAAGCCCAGACGCCACCGTCCTCGGCCAGGACCAGCGTGTGACTGTAGCCCGCCGATACCTGCGCGGCGGCCGGCAAACCCGCCACCTTGCCAATGTCCAGGCGG
Proteins encoded in this window:
- a CDS encoding RCC1 domain-containing protein, which translates into the protein MWGDARPGRVVQVLASSASSYALDDKGQVWGWGRNQYANLGQGSVSSAAAVQASPLLVPLPAGVVVTEIAAGRDHVLALTSEGKVYVWGLNANSQVGFNGVKFKGKPEAWPGNVLSPRLLPSTETLRAVNVYANGNTSYLRLADGSLRDWGMYGDMAGTGAVYADLDEPSDKLPNLKNMADLAVGALHQVGRRQDGGLFAWGWSFEGSLGGGATTANTWMYNTPLPLTLP